The sequence attatatatgatatagttacacgtttaattttggaattaaacggaattggagaattgattaatatttaaatatgatttaaatattaattttatgaatagggattcatggtagtggaattagagataatttaatttaatattttatattaacttaatagaattgattaaaattcttaattaattattatttattaatttattagaaaaattaattattgaattaattttataaaattaataaaatttcaatttcaattaaaaagaattgaaaaatgaaaaatgattttttattttgaaaagttttcaaaattaaaaaaagaaaagaaaattggaaatgaaaaaaaatcccaaaatgTGGATTATTCCACTTCAAAAAACTAGCACCTTAGTCACTCCCACTCCCATTTAACCACTAAAAAATGAAGGTGGAGCTGGAATTATTGCATTCATTCATTCGTTCTTGCGAcgtagagatagattcaagcatctggTTCATTTGATGATTGGCGATGACGATTCTGTTTTGTGGTGGGATTCTTGGTTGCCAGGGGGCGCAGTTTGGATTCATACGGGTTTATGGTGGTTCATAATGCAATGGGTAGTTTGAAGCGTGGGTTGTCAGAGTTCTtggatggtgagggaggttggaggtggcctaTAGTATCTTGGGAGTTGCTTGAGATCTGGGGTCTTATTCAGGTAGTGGGGCCTAGGGTGAGGGGAGAAGATTATTGAGTTTGGGTGTCGGATGCTAGTGGTCGATTTTCTATAGCTAGTGCTTGGGAGAGTATACGTCCTCGTTGTCCTAGAGTGTCTGGACTGGTATTTGTGGGcggagggggggggggaggtTGATATTCTACGTCGCTCTTTCTGTGCATGGTTAGTAGTGAGGGACATGTGGGTACGCGAGATTGGTTGAGGAGTTAGGGTGTGCTATcaggggtgggggggggggtgtCTTCTATGTGAGGAAGGTGTGGAGTCGCGGgatcaatttattttttgagtgtgggtttGGAAGAGAGGTGTAGTCTAGTGGTTGCGTCAGTTGGGTTCGACGCATCGGATGGCTGGTTGGGATGTAGAGTTAAGTTGGTTGTGCCGAGTGGGGTCGGTAAGGGGGTTGTGTAGTAAGTTGTTTCGTGTTTTCCTGGTGTATGTCCATTtactacatctggcaggagCGTAATCGACGGCTGCATGGAGGTCGACCGAGGTCAGTGTCTGCtctggttcaccttatggtctctacagTTCGTGCTCGTGCTACTTCCTAGCGggttgaccttcttggtcttatctagtgtgtgtacggatgttttttctttttgaacttcaCGTTGTTCTCCATTTTGCTGTAGCCCCTAGTTTGTAgggttttgggttcttttctcTACCTTTCTTCCTGGTGATTTGCGAGTTTGCGTCTATGGTTTTGTTCTGGTCTTATCttgttggttttgttttggttttgttgccTTGTCTTTGCCTGTGCTCTGTTGCTTTGATACCTTGATCCCGGGCTATGGGATCCTCCTTGttattgtataataatatcacctattctaaaaaaactcCTCCATTAATACACTATTGATTGAATGGAATATATCATGCAAATGCTGGAATTTGGCTAATGTCTCAAGgctgaagaagtgttcttcaccaAGCTAATAAACAAGTGAATTTTTCCACACAATTCCCTAAATTCTTGCTTGTTTtaagtctcacaactcaatctaaggttccTAGAAAACAGTAAAAAAGATTTAGTGGTTGTCCATGACTTGAATTGGAAGAGATTGCAGCTGAATTTCGAGAtcgaagaggatcttcaaaggtatgtaatgaAACCCTATTCATAGttgatgaacatgcttaatttaaagtcaaaattgaagaattagaatgcttaataatTCGTTTTTCTTCCGCTGTATGTTTCTTTAAACCAACATGTATATACAAAAACACTTTTGAGCAAAAGGTGCAAAACACgactctttttattttaagtagtttttttttatcaaaagtgtttaaatgagattttttaaaaatatttttcccaTGTCAACCCAAACAGacccttaattttttttcttttaacaataTGTGGAGTAATGGGTCGAACTCAGACCTCGagttaataatataaatttatgtcAGTTGAGTTATGTTATGTTGATAAgtctgaaaattttaaaaagtagtttttgtttttagtatttaactaaaaattcaattatttatttggcGAAGGTAAAAActataattgaaaaattgagagaaagtaaacataaaatttaaaaatattaaattaaaatgaaatttttatcaAATGAGGTACAAATTTTCCAACTTGAGCTCAAGTAGCTCAAGTAGCATGAGCTCAGGTATAGTGCTTGCCACATAGATTTCGATGCTTAAGTTAGCAAGAAATTTTTGGTGGCAAGAAGAAAATTTTAGTATGAGAATGGACTTATTTCCTTGGTGAGTCATCATCCTATTTATAGAATTCTCTTGATCCAATCCTTTTCGGTCATCCCTCCAACCCTAACCTTCTCTTTGGACCTAACCCAGCCCCCTTTTAGGGCCGTCTTCATTGGGTCGGTCTCGGCATGGGCCGAGGCCGAGCCTTGCAATATGGGTTGCTACCCATGTCGTTTCATCCCATCCATATCTATTCTGGCTTGGGCTTCATTTTCATTCTCTACGCTTTTGTCCTTAAGCATAAAATAGTCTATGACATGTTAAattaacattttcaaaataagtatgaaacatgtttttaatcctttaaaatcaatttagatgatttgaaaattatatttaaaaaatataaaatcaaatattaaattaattttgaaggatGAAATGCACGttttataatgattttaaaactgataAGAGTAGTTTTCGAAAATGcactaaatgtttatgaaagAAGTCAAAGTAAATATAGGACATATCATTTCTATCATAAAACATAACATCAACCTGGGGCTCAAGAGTTGAATTCTGACCTATGCgtggtaaaaaagaaaaagaaaaaaagaatgtttataaAACAAGAATgcatgaaatatttatttaaaaataaataaagaaacaaGAGTAAAAGCAGAGGAGATGCGAGAGATTGAGCCGCCAAAGGATTGTACACAACGGAGCTCCTTTGTCTCTGTTCTTCTGAATCCACTTCATGGATGCTCGCCGAGGCTCCCGCGTCGTCAACCCCAAAGTTCGTCAGGTCGGATTCTTCACTCTCGACGCTCCTAATCCCCCCGGCCGCTCCCTCTCCGGTCCCGCCGACTGTGCCCCTTCTCAACAATCCCTCTCTCCTCCCTCTAATTCCTTGTCTCCTGTCATGATTCCCCCTCCCCGTCATCTCTCCGATAACCTTGCTTCTCGCTCTGCTGTTTTTCCTGTTCCAGCTCCCACCAATTGGAGGGATTCCGCCGATCATATTCATGTTGGTAGCTATAACCCCTCCGAAATGCTGCTTGCTACCTCGCCTTCCAGTAGAATTGGGGATGAAGAGCTGGATATGTCTGAGGATTCTTCCACCTCCGTTCCTTATCGCAGGAGTGGTTCCGGGAAGATTGCCTCGAGCTTTCCTGGTGTTGGAATCCACTTGGCGGCTAAGTCGTCGCAGGTGCTGTTGGAACCTAATAAGTCTGTTGGAGTTGCAGGTGATGTTGCATCGCTTTGTTGGATGGAATTTAATCCCTACTATTTCCCCTTTTCGTTGATGTCGGAGGGattgtttttattaatgtcTCTGCTAATTTTGGGCTTGTACATTTCTTTTTTGAGGTACATCATTTTAATGTAGTATTGACTTTATACATCTAATTATTACGCTTTTTGCTGTACATTTCTTTTTCATATCAATTGGAAGATGGGGTTTGTGGCTGTGTTTTCATGTGGAATCAATTGTGGATATTCTTTTTTGTAATGAAAATTTGGTTCTTATCATaacagaaaagaaagaagaaaaatgtgatCTGTATTTTAAGGCAAAGCTATTTATAAATAGAAGAGTGGAATTCTAATTTCAGATCCTAATACCCACAGGCCACAAAACTAATACCAGATAACTTCCTGCTGCGGCCCTTTGCCAAACGCCCATGCTAAATACATTTCACTTATATTTTGATCTCGATATCACTTATAAAATAGTGCTCATTACTTGCTACACATTTGCTGTTTTAGTGGGTTTACTTTGCTGTGCTAATTAATTGTTTTGTCAAGAGTGCTACTGCATCACGTATGCAAGCTAAAGGTTAATGTAGTCAGAAGTTGAGGGTCTTGTTTTAATTCaagataaattttctttaatgaaATGTTTTGTATGAGCTTTGATTCACGTTtgatggaaaagaaaaagaaccatTTGCCCtgtatataatttaaatttgttcAGTTTTATTGTTTGAGAGAGTCTAGAGAAGAAAACAGAAAGAATCATGAAGAAAACAAAGGACATGGTTAATAGAAGAGGGAAAGTGTGGGTCTTTCAAGAAAAGAAAGAGGataagaaattgaaaagaaaaaagaaaggggAAATCAACATGAGCTGGTACAGGGACCAAAGGGGCTAACGGATAATGCTTTTAAGGTTATGGATTCAAATAAAACTGTTACAGCAATTGAGATTTTGATGATATATTGTTGTAGGTTAGGCAGTTATCTTGTGGAGCTAGTTGAAGAGtgctctctgttttttttttctttattttttccttcttcttcctggAGGAGTGGGAGGAATATGAAGAAAAGTGTAGTTGAATATTGAGAGTGTGGGAGGGAAGTGTATTTTGTTGGGgttgagaagaaagaaaagttgagtATGAAAACTGAGAGAGTGGGAGAGAAGTGACCCACGCTTGCCTTAATACTATGGATAGGCTCCAAAAGCGTTGCCCTTGGATTAGCCTCTCCCTCATGGTGCTGCCTCTATCAACAGTATAATGAATTTGTGCGGCATGCGTTCTTTGACTGCCCATTCACTAGTGAGATTTGGTACGAGATTTTAGAGGCATTTAGTTGGTCTGTGGTTCTCTCTCGTGATACTCAAGGCTGGCTTCGTTTGATGGTCTGCCACCACCCTTTCAAACCTTCTAAGGATCGTTTATAGCTGAGCATATCAGTGCTGTTTTCTGGAAGATTTGGGACGAAAGGTACTCAAGAATCTTCCAAAGCAAATCTAGATTGACAAAGGACATTATAGATACTTGTATTCAATCAACTTTTTTTTGGTGTAAAGATTTACCGACTATACATAGTCATAGCTTATCTTTCCTTATCGCTAATGGGAAACATTTTTTGTATATCCTCTAAATGAGGCCCCTTTATTCCTTTGTCATCTTTGGATATTACGTtctatcaatgaaattgtttcttatccaaaaaaagAGTATGAAAACTGGGCAACGCCACAACCAATTGAAGAGAGGCTTTTTGAATGGTGGGTGGATATGGACACAGACACTCGCAAACATCAACCTATTTGGTTTGGTCAACTTTCCTACTTTTCCTTTAAATATATGTGTAATAGTGTGTCCTTAACTGCAGTTCGAGCTGTTGATGGCTCCCTTGAAATTGTAGTACTTGGCAGACCTTATATAATAGTTGGGAAGATGTAATTTTGCATTATTCATATTTTctgttgtttattttattaaattagcAATCGCGACAATAAAACATTGTCTACTATTCCACTTCAGATTGGAATTTGTCAATTCTTTTCTGATCCTGACATGCTTGCATGGTCTGGCTATAGACAATATCGAATTTAAAACTTCACAAATATTGATGGGCCAAAGATTTCTTGAAATTAAggattaaaaaggaaaaaaaatggatttcttcaaaaagaaaggagaaaaaaaaaaaagaatgaaattcTGCATGGTTGTGAATGTGCTACCATGCTACTTTACTTTCTCATGAATCTTGCATTGGGATTATTGATTTCTCATTTCTACTGCTTTGCTCTTGCAGAAAAGAATGGAGGGGCTTCCACAGAGGTACAGAATCGACAGCCAccatcaaattcaaaacccctGAAGGCAAAAACGACAAAGGCTGAGAGACGAGCTCTACAGGAGGCACAACGAGCTGCAAAAGGTTCAGCTAAGGGTTAAATTTCCAATTCAATCATTTTAAATGTACCAGGAGCTATATTGTAGTGCTCATTTCTAAAAAATGCAAATCAGGCTAGAATGAAACAATTTTTGGATGCTAAGAAATGTAGAGTGTTTAGTGAATGCAATTTAGTGCATTGATAAATTGGAGTGTTTGTAGATATTGGTGACTCCTTGCCTTGTGGGATTAAAAGTTTCTATAACCTGGACTAACTAATTGCATGTGTAATATTTTACTGGTCGCTCTATTTGGTTATAAATGCTAGTAATtatcctttttccttttctttggaTATTTGTGCTATAGAAAAGTTTCAAGAGCTCATACAGTAACTagttaatatgtttatttactTATTGATAAATgctttgtttgtttatttgttcAATAAAAGGTGAAGCGAAGAAGTCAGGTCACGCTCCTGGTAAAGCTGTGAAGCAGCCCTCAGCTATGAGAGATAGCACTGCTGCACCTTCGGTGGCATCTACTGACAAAAGAGGAGGTGATCGCACACTTGataaagaaaggaagaaagataTTCCCCCTCCACGAATGCAGTTTGATGATAAAAGCAGGGTAGAAAAGGCTAAAAAGCGAGCAGTTTTCAACCAAACCGAAGCTAGAAATAGGGTTGAATTATTTCGCCATTTGCCACAATACGAGCAGGGAACTCAGCTTCCTGATCTCGTGTCAAAGTTTTTCCAACTTGACCCCATTCATCCTGCCATTTACAAGGTGTGTTGTGGTGGGGGGGTAATTAGCTAATACTGTTTATAATTTACTCTAGACCATAAATTGCGACCAGCATAAAATCTGTTTAGTACAGAAGACCTTGGATTAATGAGATAATTTGTCCACTCTTTGAAGAAGAATACCAATAGGAAGTCCACCAGAATACAAAGCATCTACAACAATTCAAATGAGAAACTCATAGCTTCTCCCTGTTTGATTAGGACTCTTCTgttatttattcatttgttatttttttttatcacattgGTTATCTATGataatagttatatttttaTGGGCCTCTATGCACTCACAACATGGTTATTTGCATGTATGGCTTCTTAATAAGCAATGTATCCCTTTATTTTTGGTggtgaaataattaattaattgtctCATATACTTATGGTTAATTCATAATATCAACGACATATTGGCTGACTAGTGTTTGTCTAATCTAGTCACATACCTATACTTTATCAGGTTGGTTTACAATATATGGCCGGGGATATATGTGGAGGCAATGCTCGTTGTATTGCTATGCTTCATGCATTTCAACAGGCCATCAAAGACTACTCAACTCCACCACAGAAGTCTCTAGGTAGAGATTTAACTGCAAAAATTGGTAGCTATGTGTCATTCTTCAACGAGTGCAGGCCGCTGTCTATTAGCATGGGGAATGCAATTCGGTTTTTGAAAAACCTCATTGCCAAATTACCATTGAATCTTCTGGAATCTGAAGTAAAAGCTACACTTTGCTCAGATATCAATCGCTTTATCAATGAAAAGATTGTAATTGCAGACGAGGTCATAGTTAGACATGCTGCTACCAAAATCAGGGATGGAGATGTTCTTCTCACATATGGATCGTCTTGTGCTGTAGAGATGCTTCTATTATATGCTCATGAGCTCGGAAAAGAATTTCGTGTTGTGGTGGTGGATTCCCGTCCAAAACTAGAAGGGCAAGCATTGCTCCGTAGGCTCATAGGGAGGGGCCTAAGTTGTACATACACTCATATAAATGCTATTTCTTATGTTATGCACAAAGTAACAAGAGTTTTTCTGGGGGCTGCTGCCGTATTATCTAATGGAACCGTATATTCAAGAGTGGGAACTGCAGCTGTTGCCATGGTTGCTAACGCATTCCATGTTCCAGTCTTAATCTGTTGCGAAGCCTATAAATTCCATGAAAGGGTACAACTTGATTCAATTTGTTTTAATGAATTAGGTATATATTATTATGTTATCTTCTCTCACATTTCCTTCAAGAAGAGGGACAAAGGACAGTGTCTGAGCAATTTTGAATTTGCAGGCGATCCGGTTGCTATCTCAAAGGTTCCGGGAAGGAAGGATATTAATCATCTAGATAATTTGACTGCTAAAGAACAACTGCAACatctaaatttaatgtaaattaaagAGTAGACGATgatatatgaatatgataacTAGTTATTGTACCTCAAAGTGATATATTCTAACTTTGTGGGGGTACTTTTTCAGGTATGACGCCACACCTTCAGATTACATCTCAATGATTGTCACAGATTATGGCATGGTACGTTTGGTTCAATCAATatcatacacacacacacactctTTCTCTCTGTCTCCGGCACTTCTTCAGACATATACTTGTATTCCTGCTTGTTGTACTTGGATGGCTGCCTTGTTATCTTTTTCCTCCCGCTCCTGCCTTAAGGGGTTAAATTTTTGGTGCATCTCATTTTTATGTTTCTTCATTTCCTTGGTAACAATTACCACTAAACTGTTCTCAACATTTCAGCGAAATTTAGAAAACCAAAAATAGTAGTTTTCAGAGTAATAAATATATCAGATATGCTAATGACAATGGAACCTTTACCTATCTCTAAAACGGCATGATTGTCCTCACTCATGTAACATGGATCTCTCCCTTCCTTTAACCAATATGGGACTTTCTTTGAACCTAATAAGTTAAAGACCTATTAATCTTTTTTACTTCTACAGTTTCTTCTGTTAACTTTCCTTTATATTGATTGTAACTTCTCTCagattttcttcttcctcttatcTTGTACATTTTTACCATCTCTTTAGAGCCTTTATGCACACTTAGACTCCTTTTTATATGTAAGAGGAGATTGATCTTACTCTTGTAAACTCTCTTGGATTATTATTGACTTTGAACATGGACCAAAGCTAGTTGGACTATTTTAGGTAGCTCTaaggaaaaatgagaaaaatgcaATTGATTGGTACATGGAGAAAATTTCTCTGTGGAATGAAATTTGTTCTGTGGCTTCACTTTTGAGTTTGGGATTTTTTGTCCGACGTAGTGATTGTGCGGTTGCAGAAAAACATCTTGCAAATACCAACTAAAATGACATCATGCTAGATTCTACAAAAGATCGACTCATGCAGCCGTTTTTTCATCCAGATGACTTGTTTTCATGTCCGAAAGCAAACTTACGTTTGGGATAATTTCTGTGAGGTCAAGCATACTAAGCTCTAGTCCTATAACTGTTATAAGATCATCCATGTCCATTATGAATGCCACTTTGCTCTGTCATCTGTAATTCTATTTGTATGATGACTTGATGAGTGCTGATTCTTGACATTCCAGTGGTCAGCATTGGAAGGTAAGAGTTTTGAGTAAGCCttgagtaaaaaaaaattctttttgttCTGTAGATCCCACCTACAAGTGTTCCGGTGATTGTGCGTGAGTATCGGAGAGAGCACCTGTGGATATAAGAAGGTTGAAAATGACCCTTCACTTTGAAGgaagcttatttcttcttggaTGAATGATCGTGCAAGAAATAGCCTAATCATGCTGCAAGGAGTTTTGTTTGAATCAGAATCTGCACCTTGATACAACCTTTTATTATGCTGTACtggtttcaaattttgattttggtaAATTGACAGTTAGCTAAGAGTGCGATTGTTGCAGCCTCTCCTTACAGTTTTCCAAGTGTTTTTCTGGGAGAATATATTATGGCAGGCTTATAGCTTGAAAGTCGATGTCAATaggaatattaaaaataaatcatgcaatttgtAGAATTTATTTCAATCAATGAATGAGATTTTAATTGTTCCTTTATTAGACTACAGTTGTGTAATATAGAATTTGGTAAATAAGTTCAGTTATGTAATCTTTTACTTGTATTTCACATCTAATACACGTGCTTATTATGGTTTTATAAATTACTTGGGGGAGTCAAAGTTGGTTCTTTTTTATGAGCTTTATTTATGCTATTCTAGGTTATAATCGGTTGGCGCAAGAAACTCGCACAGAGGTCTTGACTGCTTCTTCAGCCTGCTCCTTTAGTCCTGATATTTTGCTGGAGTTGACTTATGCAAGAGTACTCGTACCAATGTTGTAATTAGTTGAGTATGTTCTGATGTTTAAGTTAGTATTTACCTTAGCAAAACATAGAAAAATTACTTATACTTTGATATTTGTCGATATGTGGGCCCTCCTTTGATACCTACTTAAGGATATGTATAACACCGACAATATCTGAATGGGTGTGACCTTTGAGGTTGCAGAGTGTCAGCAACAAGCTCGGTTAGGTCGTTTTCCCTTTGGTGAAACTCCATAAGCTCGATCAGTTGACCTTGAAATTCGACTCGAAACGTGAGGATTCAGCTTTTTATTTTGGGACATGTGGGCCCTTACAGACCTCTATTCTCCTTTGGCTTGAGTCAaaagttttaatattaatagagATAACAAGAGGTTTGGATCATATCAGATGTTTCCAACTATTGCATTGCCCACCAAAGGGAGCTGAGTTTTGAGATGTCAGAGCAGCTGCTTAGCAACTTGtcctttggatttttttttgtacaCCTTCCATTATTGTTTCAGCTCATTATTAGCTGATGAGAACAATGATCGAGGATTTTGTTTGAATGCTTTTGTACTATAGCTTTGTATACTCTTTTCATAGCTTGGGTTGTTATTGTTATTCCATTTGTACATTTTGCCATGCAAATCAACCGATGAGAATCTCATATGGCTCACTTCAATGCCTTCAATCGTTGCAGCTTCTCGTCGCTCGGTGGATTCTACTTTTGCcttataaaacaaaaacaaacagcAAAAACTTCGATATAAACGTAATGATGGTTGATGATAAATTGTAGTTCTGTTGACAAGATTCGATGAGATGCACATTTCAAAAGGTATATATTATCATTAACTAAAGCATAGTgtgtttattaaataaataaatatactcTTTTTCCtcggatttttttaaaaaaataatatttattttaaaatataatgataaaaatagggttggagggAAACTTTTTCTAAGAATAGGTGTTTTGGAaaactattgacaaaattgGGGTAGACGATTGCCATGTGGCAAACttgtgtacccggtacacgagtaCCGTTTAATTCAGTCAGCACCACGTCGGCTGACTGGTTGACCGGTCAGACACAAACTCGTGGACTCGGTCCACGAtttgcttattttttttcttttttttttaaagtttgttgactattttttttaattgtagatgtacaacaatattaaaactttagaAATTGGTCAAtaaattccttcattattaaacttaattatatatttaatctacaatgaaaacatcttgcactcatattaaaaaaaatgtcatgatattaaagaatatttacaattagttctttaatttataatttgaaaatgaaagtttacatgaaatttaaaacgACCCCTGGCCCTTACCCCTCATGGGATTGACTTCGTGTctctctaaattaggttcaccctgTTGTCACTgtcgtctacgacgaatacgtcttcgattggtgtcagcaacattgagtcgtcttgtttgttgaataatactttctatATTAACCAAgtttgctgacacattgaacccaatttTGGTAAGTTGTTCTATACTGAATATTGTTGAAATCGctgataaaattattctgtacaataaaaaaaaatNctctaaattaggttcaccctgTTGTCACTgtcgtctacgacgaatacgtcttcgattggtgtcagcaacattgagtcacttttttgttgaataataccttcTACGTTGACCATtgtttgctgacacattgaacccaatttTGGTAAGTTGTTCTATACTGAATATTGTTGAAATCGctgataaaattattctgtacaataaaaaaaaatatattaaacaatatccatatcatatatatggaaaatgtttgattttaaatctcttaccatgcagtaataaTAAGCGTcgtcaggtgtgataaatcgcTCGTGATCGAATTGTACTAGGAAAAGTAGTCGTCTGATACAACTGAcccatttgttaattctccCTGTGCATAATGATAATGTCGTCCATGCTAGTAGGATAAATATTCCGCATGGATTCGACGTCAGTCTTGATCATGCTTACCTCTCAAACCGATCTAGTGTAGTGCTGGGAGTATATAGGACAACGAAGGTATCGTTTGTCGCAGACCGAACTATCTCAAcacacgatctggatgatgccactctactatatgaaagcatataattatatgaaagcATATAAGAGGGTTAACGGTCAACTAGATGTCTTCACAAACGTTCTTCCAGTCATACTGTAGTGAACCTGTCAATGGTTGCACGTCCACTCGTAACCCAAATTGTATGGCAACATCCTGCAGCGTAATCGTACATTCCCCACAaggcaggtgaaatgtgtgggtttctGGTCTCCAACGCTCAACTAGAGCAGTAATAAGGTGCCATGATGCGGTGATCAAATGGGACAGTATTTCGTATTCTTTCATGCACTGAATGAACTTAGgtctttggtgttgatttccgGCCTTAAACACCAATTTTTTTAGttgctttgatttgtattttgtattgaaattaTTGGCAACATGGCGAAGACAATATCGATGGTACGCTCTGGGTTTACTCCAActaatttcttcattattaattgcagcaagaatgcccttatgtcatcagaaatcaagcaaatactCTCTTTGGTAACATATTCACGCAATGCCCACAAAAACTATGACCAACTGGACGAATTTTTACCTTTGACGATAGCAAAAGCAAGGGGAAATATATGTCCGTTTGCATAAATAGATAACTGTCAATAATTTCTCCTTATACTTTCCGTAGAGATGAGTTCCATCGATCTGGATTAATGACCTACAATGGTTGGACCCTTCTCTTGTAGGaccaaaagactaaaaaactcgTCCAAAAATAGTCGTACGTACATCAGAGGGAAGGAAAAATCAATCTGTTCGTGTTCctggattgtaatgaacaagagCACTCAAGCAATACGGAAGCTTCAAATATGATTTCTCCTAATCACCAAACACAACAATCAACGCTTTTCTCTTGACTTGTCACACTCG comes from Benincasa hispida cultivar B227 chromosome 2, ASM972705v1, whole genome shotgun sequence and encodes:
- the LOC120071281 gene encoding translation initiation factor eIF-2B subunit delta-like isoform X3; this encodes MDARRGSRVVNPKVRQVGFFTLDAPNPPGRSLSGPADCAPSQQSLSPPSNSLSPVMIPPPRHLSDNLASRSAVFPVPAPTNWRDSADHIHVGSYNPSEMLLATSPSSRIGDEELDMSEDSSTSVPYRRSGSGKIASSFPGVGIHLAAKSSQVLLEPNKSVGVAEKNGGASTEVQNRQPPSNSKPLKAKTTKAERRALQEAQRAAKGSAKGEAKKSGHAPGKAVKQPSAMRDSTAAPSVASTDKRGGDRTLDKERKKDIPPPRMQFDDKSRVEKAKKRAVFNQTEARNRVELFRHLPQYEQGTQLPDLVSKFFQLDPIHPAIYKVGLQYMAGDICGGNARCIAMLHAFQQAIKDYSTPPQKSLGRDLTAKIGSYVSFFNECRPLSISMGNAIRFLKNLIAKLPLNLLESEVKATLCSDINRFINEKIVIADEVIVRHAATKIRDGDVLLTYGSSCAVEMLLLYAHELGKEFRVVVVDSRPKLEGQALLRRLIGRGLSCTYTHINAISYVMHKVTRVFLGAAAVLSNGTVYSRVGTAAVAMVANAFHVPVLICCEAYKFHERVQLDSICFNELGDPVAISKVPGRKDINHLDNLTAKEQLQHLNLMYDATPSDYISMIVTDYGMKNILQIPTKMTSC
- the LOC120071281 gene encoding translation initiation factor eIF-2B subunit delta-like isoform X1; this encodes MDARRGSRVVNPKVRQVGFFTLDAPNPPGRSLSGPADCAPSQQSLSPPSNSLSPVMIPPPRHLSDNLASRSAVFPVPAPTNWRDSADHIHVGSYNPSEMLLATSPSSRIGDEELDMSEDSSTSVPYRRSGSGKIASSFPGVGIHLAAKSSQVLLEPNKSVGVAEKNGGASTEVQNRQPPSNSKPLKAKTTKAERRALQEAQRAAKGSAKGEAKKSGHAPGKAVKQPSAMRDSTAAPSVASTDKRGGDRTLDKERKKDIPPPRMQFDDKSRVEKAKKRAVFNQTEARNRVELFRHLPQYEQGTQLPDLVSKFFQLDPIHPAIYKVGLQYMAGDICGGNARCIAMLHAFQQAIKDYSTPPQKSLGRDLTAKIGSYVSFFNECRPLSISMGNAIRFLKNLIAKLPLNLLESEVKATLCSDINRFINEKIVIADEVIVRHAATKIRDGDVLLTYGSSCAVEMLLLYAHELGKEFRVVVVDSRPKLEGQALLRRLIGRGLSCTYTHINAISYVMHKVTRVFLGAAAVLSNGTVYSRVGTAAVAMVANAFHVPVLICCEAYKFHERVQLDSICFNELGDPVAISKVPGRKDINHLDNLTAKEQLQHLNLMYDATPSDYISMIVTDYGMIPPTSVPVIVREYRREHLWI